The following coding sequences lie in one Vanacampus margaritifer isolate UIUO_Vmar chromosome 16, RoL_Vmar_1.0, whole genome shotgun sequence genomic window:
- the LOC144036362 gene encoding uncharacterized protein LOC144036362 isoform X3 — protein sequence MKKANLPHERMAVCNPAFSLRQRRVSVNCSCPSQEDNMEASLQGNTPHRLSVSCQLSAPLSSPWQQLPPAECFGCQESGVTPNSSPSPTRRAVGGANIRWPALTPLKRKGGAESDGPPKKLFVTGVLDPSHHSRYALSASAADSTPSSAGGPLLSPPTFTPFTAHPPH from the exons ATGAAAAAAGCAAATCTCCCCCA TGAGCGGATGGCGGTATGTAATCCAGCCTTCTCGCTGCGACAAAGACGAGTATCCGTCAACTGCAGCTGTCCGTCACAG GAGGATAACATGGAGGCGTCGCTCCAGGGGAACACGCCGCACAGACTCAG CGTTTCCTGTCAGCTTTCGGCTCCGCTCAGCAGTCCGTGGCAACAACTGCCGCCGGCCGAG TGCTTTGGCTGTCAGGAAAGCGGCGTGACGCCAAACTCCTCGCCGAGTCCCACCAGGAG AGCCGTGGGCGGAGCCAACATCAGATGGCCGGCTTTAACGCCACTCAAGCGAAAAG GAGGGGCGGAGTCAGATGGTCCCCCCAAGAAGCTTTTTGTGACTGGTGTGTTAGACCCCTCCCACCACAGTAGATATGCGCTCAG CGCCTCGGCTGCAGACTCCACCCCCAGCAGTGCAGGAGGTCCTCTGTTGTCTCCACCTACTTTCACACCATTCACCGCCCACCCGCCACATTAA
- the bacc1 gene encoding BPTF-associated chromatin complex component 1 isoform X1 — MTSASAKVGEIFSAAGAAFSKLGELTMQLHPVSDSSPAGAKWTETEIEMLRLAVRRFGDDLNNISSVIKDRTVYVQKIAQIKSTVKRKLYEDSRVPLTVDSPKKTTKKTPVSAAPPALPAAAAPTSAPQVVVATGMQSAASLAPPIKKQKTADVTLSALNDSDVNSDLVDMDGLGKKLNFDQENLNLDSSLIINPGDLPLLSR; from the exons ATGACGTCAGCTTCTGCTAAG GTGGGCGAGATCTTCTCGGCGGCGGGTGCCGCCTTCAGCAAACTGGGCGAGCTGACCATGCAGCTGCACCCGGTATCCGACAGCAGCCCCGCAGG GGCCAAATGGACGGAGACGGAGATTGAGATGCTGCGCTTGGCCGTGCGGCGATTTGGCGATGACCTCAACAACATCAGCAGCGTCATTAAAGATCGCACCGTGTATgtacaaaaaat CGCTCAGATCAAGAGCACGGTCAAGAGGAAGTTGTACGAGGACAGCCGGGTGCCCCTCACCGTCGACTCGCCCAAGAAGACCACCAAGAAGACCCCCGTCTCTGCCGCCCCCCCTGCTCTGCCCGCCGCTGCCGCGCCCACCTCCGCCCCGCAGGTCGTCGTGGCGACGGGAATGCAGAGCGCCGCCTCCCTGGCCCCTCCCATCAAGAAGCAGAAGACGGCAG ACGTGACGCTGAGCGCGCTCAACGACTCGGACGTCAACAGCGACCTGGTGGACATGGACGGACTCGGCAAGAAGCTCAACTTTGACCAAG AAAATCTCAACCTGGACTCCAGTCTCATCATCAACCCCGGAGACCTCCCGCTGCTCTCCCGCTGA
- the ovca2 gene encoding esterase OVCA2: MAPVRVLCVHGYRQNGASFREKTGALRKLLKNKVNFVYVDAPHLLVRGEGQESVERAGSGDRDARGWWFSDPRARTFNAQQQCEESAGLDESVAAVREAVRRDGPFDGVLGFSQGAALVAMLCALQESNAEPDFTFRFAILVAGFRSACTQHLSFYSTPLQMASMHVIGLADGVIPADMSQDLLPIFRDSHVLTHPGGHFVPAAAVHRQNYQNFLERFQVTEDANGMHNKHNK; this comes from the exons ATGGCACCTGTGCGGGTGTTGTGCGTGCACGGTTACCGGCAGAATGGCGCTTCATTCCGGGAGAAAACCGGCGCCCTGAGGAAGCTCCTCAAGAACAAAGTTAACTTCGTGTACGTGGACGCGCCGCATTTGCTCGTCCGAGGGGAAG GCCAAGAGAGCGTCGAGCGCGCGGGCAGCGGTGACCGGGATGCCCGAGGCTGGTGGTTCTCGGACCCTCGTGCCCGTACCTTCAACGCGCAGCAGCAGTGCGAGGAGAGCGCGGGCCTGGACGAGAGCGTGGCAGCGGTGCGCGAGGCGGTGCGGCGGGACGGCCCCTTTGACGGCGTCCTGGGCTTCAGCCAAGGCGCCGCTTTGGTGGCCATGCTGTGCGCGCTGCAGGAGTCCAACGCCGAGCCGGACTTCACCTTCCGCTTCGCCATCCTAGTGGCCGGCTTCCGCAGCGCCTGCACACAGCACCTCAG CTTCTACTCGACGCCGCTCCAGATGGCGTCCATGCATGTGATCGGCCTGGCGGACGGCGTGATTCCCGCCGACATGAGCCAGGATCTTTTGCCGATCTTCCGAGACTCGCACGTGCTCACGCATCCTGGCGGACATTTTGTCCCGGCCGCCGCGGTTCACAGACAAAACTACCAGAACTTTCTGGAGCGCTTCCAAGTGACGGAGGATGCAAACGGGATGCACAACAAGCAcaataaatga
- the LOC144036362 gene encoding uncharacterized protein LOC144036362 isoform X2: MSGWRYVIQPSRCDKDEYPSTAAVRHSQHDVHAYVQEDNMEASLQGNTPHRLSVSCQLSAPLSSPWQQLPPAECFGCQESGVTPNSSPSPTRRAVGGANIRWPALTPLKRKGGAESDGPPKKLFVTGVLDPSHHSRYALSASAADSTPSSAGGPLLSPPTFTPFTAHPPH, from the exons A TGAGCGGATGGCGGTATGTAATCCAGCCTTCTCGCTGCGACAAAGACGAGTATCCGTCAACTGCAGCTGTCCGTCACAG TCAACATGATGTGCATGCGTATGTGCAGGAGGATAACATGGAGGCGTCGCTCCAGGGGAACACGCCGCACAGACTCAG CGTTTCCTGTCAGCTTTCGGCTCCGCTCAGCAGTCCGTGGCAACAACTGCCGCCGGCCGAG TGCTTTGGCTGTCAGGAAAGCGGCGTGACGCCAAACTCCTCGCCGAGTCCCACCAGGAG AGCCGTGGGCGGAGCCAACATCAGATGGCCGGCTTTAACGCCACTCAAGCGAAAAG GAGGGGCGGAGTCAGATGGTCCCCCCAAGAAGCTTTTTGTGACTGGTGTGTTAGACCCCTCCCACCACAGTAGATATGCGCTCAG CGCCTCGGCTGCAGACTCCACCCCCAGCAGTGCAGGAGGTCCTCTGTTGTCTCCACCTACTTTCACACCATTCACCGCCCACCCGCCACATTAA
- the LOC144036362 gene encoding uncharacterized protein LOC144036362 isoform X1, which yields MERMEVDQCAGAAAGALRRSISAPMITSVSERMAVCNPAFSLRQRRVSVNCSCPSQEDNMEASLQGNTPHRLSVSCQLSAPLSSPWQQLPPAECFGCQESGVTPNSSPSPTRRAVGGANIRWPALTPLKRKGGAESDGPPKKLFVTGVLDPSHHSRYALSASAADSTPSSAGGPLLSPPTFTPFTAHPPH from the exons ATGGAACGAATGGAAGTGGATCAGTGCGCAGGCGCAGCTGCCGGGGCTTTACGCAGGTCCATCAGCGCCCCCATGATTACGAGTGTCAG TGAGCGGATGGCGGTATGTAATCCAGCCTTCTCGCTGCGACAAAGACGAGTATCCGTCAACTGCAGCTGTCCGTCACAG GAGGATAACATGGAGGCGTCGCTCCAGGGGAACACGCCGCACAGACTCAG CGTTTCCTGTCAGCTTTCGGCTCCGCTCAGCAGTCCGTGGCAACAACTGCCGCCGGCCGAG TGCTTTGGCTGTCAGGAAAGCGGCGTGACGCCAAACTCCTCGCCGAGTCCCACCAGGAG AGCCGTGGGCGGAGCCAACATCAGATGGCCGGCTTTAACGCCACTCAAGCGAAAAG GAGGGGCGGAGTCAGATGGTCCCCCCAAGAAGCTTTTTGTGACTGGTGTGTTAGACCCCTCCCACCACAGTAGATATGCGCTCAG CGCCTCGGCTGCAGACTCCACCCCCAGCAGTGCAGGAGGTCCTCTGTTGTCTCCACCTACTTTCACACCATTCACCGCCCACCCGCCACATTAA
- the bacc1 gene encoding BPTF-associated chromatin complex component 1 isoform X2 encodes MTSASAKVGEIFSAAGAAFSKLGELTMQLHPVSDSSPAGAKWTETEIEMLRLAVRRFGDDLNNISSVIKDRTVAQIKSTVKRKLYEDSRVPLTVDSPKKTTKKTPVSAAPPALPAAAAPTSAPQVVVATGMQSAASLAPPIKKQKTADVTLSALNDSDVNSDLVDMDGLGKKLNFDQENLNLDSSLIINPGDLPLLSR; translated from the exons ATGACGTCAGCTTCTGCTAAG GTGGGCGAGATCTTCTCGGCGGCGGGTGCCGCCTTCAGCAAACTGGGCGAGCTGACCATGCAGCTGCACCCGGTATCCGACAGCAGCCCCGCAGG GGCCAAATGGACGGAGACGGAGATTGAGATGCTGCGCTTGGCCGTGCGGCGATTTGGCGATGACCTCAACAACATCAGCAGCGTCATTAAAGATCGCACCGT CGCTCAGATCAAGAGCACGGTCAAGAGGAAGTTGTACGAGGACAGCCGGGTGCCCCTCACCGTCGACTCGCCCAAGAAGACCACCAAGAAGACCCCCGTCTCTGCCGCCCCCCCTGCTCTGCCCGCCGCTGCCGCGCCCACCTCCGCCCCGCAGGTCGTCGTGGCGACGGGAATGCAGAGCGCCGCCTCCCTGGCCCCTCCCATCAAGAAGCAGAAGACGGCAG ACGTGACGCTGAGCGCGCTCAACGACTCGGACGTCAACAGCGACCTGGTGGACATGGACGGACTCGGCAAGAAGCTCAACTTTGACCAAG AAAATCTCAACCTGGACTCCAGTCTCATCATCAACCCCGGAGACCTCCCGCTGCTCTCCCGCTGA